The DNA window GCTCTTTTTCATAAAAAACCTCCTAAATAAGCGCGCAATTGCTGCATAAGCTTATTTAATTCATATATTTCTTACGATTATAACATAAATATGTAATAGCGTCAATTAGATAAAGATAAAAAAAGCGATTTTTTGTGCATAATTATGGAATAGTGGCAGAAGATTTGAGAGAAATAAATATATTTTTTAATATAAATTGCTAATAAATTCTTCCCAATTCTCTGCGATGGTTGCGTAGATATGCTCTTCGTGTAGCCAATAGACGATGCGATTTTCTTGGGTGTCGTAGCAGATGTAATTACCAAAGTTGTCGTCCATGAGGGGAAAGAGATGGGGGATGTGATGTTCCTCGATTAGGGCGTTGCGCACACTGTAGACGCTCTGGGCGCTATCGGGCAGGTAGGAGAGCAGGTAGCCAACTTCATGCTCTTGCCCGTATGGCGAATCGAAACAGCTGGGCGTGGGCGCGCCACCATTGTAGGCAAGAATATGCTGGATAATTTCCGTTGGCAAGATAACCTTCTGCGCCTCTAAGTATCTGGTTACGATGCTTGGTTCAGTGATGGGTTCGACAAAATTCCAAGAAACAGCCATGCATAACTCCTTTTAGATAAAAAATTTAGCGATAGTCGCCACCGCCACCCCAAATCGATCTTCCCCCCGTGTGCGCGCTCTTGGCATGAAGATCGCTATCTACCAAAAGCAATAAGCCTAAGGGCGCATCATGATGCCAGGTGTAGCCTTTGGGGCGCTTACCGGCACGAATTTGGGCAAGTTGATCGGCACTAAATTTCTTTTGCAAATCGACGCTCTTCTCCACCGCCGATTTAAGCTGACTATTGGCATAGGCAAACTGTTTGCTATCGCTGGCTAAAAAGAGATCTTGGGGCAGGGTAACGCTAAAGAAGTAGTCAAACTGAGGCACCACAATCGCGATATAGTGTCCATTAGGCCCCATGGTTACCACGCGTTCGTAAGGCACACCGGTCTTCTCGTGCACCTTGCCTGCTAGCGCTTGATTGCGCGAAGAGAGCTCTTCCACCTCTTGCCCATCGGGATTAACAACGCTAGAAGATGGCGGGGCGAGGGTTGATGGTTGCTCGGGAAAGAGCTCAAGATCTTGCAAAAAGCTGGGATCAATATAATATAGCGCTGCGCCAAGAATGAGGATAATCACCAAAAAGAGCGGGGCAGGCGAAGCTTTTTTGCGTGCTTGTTTGCGTCGTTTGTTTGCCATCGATTCGAATCTCCCTCTAAAATGTCTACGCGAAATCTTATCCATTATAGTGCAAATCAAAAAAAAGCTCAAGTGTAACCAAAAGAGTGCTTGCCAAAAGCCAAAAGCTGTTATATACTAAAAAAGAGTCTTTAAGGAAAACGATTTTTTCCAGAGGCAAAGAGAGGAGGTTCGCCAGGTGCTCACACTTAGCAAGCACATTCGCCAGTATAAAATCGACGCGATCATTACGCCGATCTTTGTCATTATTGAGGTGATTGTTGAGGTCTTTATTCCCCTTGTCATGGCCAAACTCATCGACGAGGGCATTAGCGCCGGCAATATGCAGATGGTACGCCAATTAGGGCTCCTCCTTTTTGGCATGGCCATTATCTCCGCTAGTGGTGGGCTCTTGGCAGGGCGATACTCCGCCAGTGCCGCTACGGGATTGGCAAAGAATTTGCGCCTTGCCCAGTTTCGCAAAATCCAGAGCTTTACCTTTAGCCAAATCGATCGCTTCTCTACCTCCAGTCTCATCACCCGCCTCACCAACGACGTGAATAACGTGCAAAACGCCTTCCAAACCATGATTGGTCTTGCCGTACGCACCCCCATCATGATTACCCTTGCACTCATCGCCGTCTTTAGTATCCACCAAAAACTATCGCTTATCTTCTTGCTTTTTATGCCTTTACTTCTCATCGGCATGACAATTATCGTTTACTTTGCCCACCCGATGTTCGGCAAGATTATGGGCTGGAACGATAAGCTCAATAAGCAGGTGCAAGAGAACATTAAAGGCATTCGCGTGGTTAAATCCTTTGTGCAAGAGGAGCAAGAGATTGATCGGATGGCAGACATTACTGCGGGGTTGCGCAAGCAGGCGGTGCAGGCCGAGAGCTTAGCGGCGTTTTTTAATCCCTTGGTGCAATTTAGCCTTTATGGTGCAACCTTGATGGTGGCTTGGTTTGGCGCAAAACTGGTCATTGTCGATGCGTTAAGCACCGGTCAACTGATGAGCTTTTTTGCCTATCTCACCCAAATCTTAATCAATTTGATGCTCTTTGCCTTTGTCTTTGTCCAGATGATGTTCTCGCAAGCCTCGATTAAGCGCATTAAAGAGGTGCTGAATCAAGAGGTCGAGCTGGAGAGTCCAGCCGAGGCAATTAAGGAAGTTCCCCATGGATCGATTCGTTTTGAGAATGTCTCCTTTGGCTACGATGTGGACGATGCAAAAGAGGTGCTTCATGATATCAACCTCGATATTCCCGCAGGTAGCACGATAGGCATTCTTGGCGAGACGGGGAGTGGCAAGAGCTCGCTGGTGCAACTGATTGCGCGTCTATACGACGTGAAGAGCGGGCGCGTCTTGGTTGGCGACCATGATGTGCGTGATTACGATTTAGATGCATTGCGCAATCAAGTAGCGATGGTGCTCCAAAAGAATGAACTCTTCTCCGGAACAATCGCCCAAAATCTGCGCTGGGGCGATCCAGATGCGGATCTTGAAACCCTACAATCTGCCAGTAACATCGCGCAAGCCGATCCCTTTATCCAAAAGATGCAACATGGCTATGAGAGCGTGTTAGAGCAGGGGGCAACCAATCTCTCGGGAGGACAACGGCAACGCTTATGCATTGCACGGGCGCTTCTCAAGAAGCCGAAAATCCTCATTTTAGATGACTCCATGTCGGCGGTGGACACCAAAACCGACGCCCAAATCCGCCAATCGCTCATCGCGCAAGCCAATGGCATGACCAAAATCATCATCGCGGGGCGCATTAGCTCGGTCTTACACGCCGACAGGATTATCTATTTAGAGAGAGGCAACATCCTCGATCAAGGTAGCCATGCCGATCTCTTAGCGCGTTGTGCTGCCTATCAAGAGCTTTATGCTAGCCAGTCGCAAAAGGAGCCCACCCTCGATGTCTAAAAAAGTTGTGGGCACCATGCCCGAAAATTTTGATGCCAAAAAAGCTTGGCAAATCACCAAAAATATCCTCGCGATGCTCTGGAAGTACCATAAAGTTGCACTGATTTTTGCGGTGATCTTTTTGCTCTTTAACGTTACGGCACAGGCGGCGGGATCGCTCTTTCTCAAAAAATTGATCGACGAATACATTGTCCCGATGCATGGTCTATCTCACCCTGATTTTACCCCATTATTGCATCTCCTATTCTTGATGGCGGGGATCTATATGCTTGGGCTGATCGGCAATTATCTAGCCCAACGCCTCATGATTAGCACCACTCAACACTTCATGCAACGGATGCGTAATCGTCTCTTTACCCACATGCAACGCCTCGGTGTAAGCTACTTTGATGCAAGACAGACTGGTGAGATCATGAGCCACTACACCAACGATATGGAGATGATGCGTCAGTTTATCGCCACGGGGTTAGGCATCTCGCTCTCTTCGGTGTTAAATCTTTCTATGGTAACGATTACCATGTTTATTATTAGCCCGACGCTTGCCTTAATACAGCTGGGCACTACCGTGATTATTGTGCCTGCCGTTGTCGTGCTGGCAAAGCGAAGTGCGCGGTATTTTCGCCAACAACAGGC is part of the Entomospira culicis genome and encodes:
- a CDS encoding SMI1/KNR4 family protein, giving the protein MAVSWNFVEPITEPSIVTRYLEAQKVILPTEIIQHILAYNGGAPTPSCFDSPYGQEHEVGYLLSYLPDSAQSVYSVRNALIEEHHIPHLFPLMDDNFGNYICYDTQENRIVYWLHEEHIYATIAENWEEFISNLY
- a CDS encoding HNH endonuclease, which translates into the protein MANKRRKQARKKASPAPLFLVIILILGAALYYIDPSFLQDLELFPEQPSTLAPPSSSVVNPDGQEVEELSSRNQALAGKVHEKTGVPYERVVTMGPNGHYIAIVVPQFDYFFSVTLPQDLFLASDSKQFAYANSQLKSAVEKSVDLQKKFSADQLAQIRAGKRPKGYTWHHDAPLGLLLLVDSDLHAKSAHTGGRSIWGGGGDYR
- a CDS encoding ABC transporter ATP-binding protein — encoded protein: MLTLSKHIRQYKIDAIITPIFVIIEVIVEVFIPLVMAKLIDEGISAGNMQMVRQLGLLLFGMAIISASGGLLAGRYSASAATGLAKNLRLAQFRKIQSFTFSQIDRFSTSSLITRLTNDVNNVQNAFQTMIGLAVRTPIMITLALIAVFSIHQKLSLIFLLFMPLLLIGMTIIVYFAHPMFGKIMGWNDKLNKQVQENIKGIRVVKSFVQEEQEIDRMADITAGLRKQAVQAESLAAFFNPLVQFSLYGATLMVAWFGAKLVIVDALSTGQLMSFFAYLTQILINLMLFAFVFVQMMFSQASIKRIKEVLNQEVELESPAEAIKEVPHGSIRFENVSFGYDVDDAKEVLHDINLDIPAGSTIGILGETGSGKSSLVQLIARLYDVKSGRVLVGDHDVRDYDLDALRNQVAMVLQKNELFSGTIAQNLRWGDPDADLETLQSASNIAQADPFIQKMQHGYESVLEQGATNLSGGQRQRLCIARALLKKPKILILDDSMSAVDTKTDAQIRQSLIAQANGMTKIIIAGRISSVLHADRIIYLERGNILDQGSHADLLARCAAYQELYASQSQKEPTLDV